In one window of Siphonobacter curvatus DNA:
- a CDS encoding FAD-dependent oxidoreductase codes for MLQTEVLIVGAGPTGLTLALWLTKQGIKVRIIDKSNGPGETSRAMAIQARTLELYRQLDMTDAIIKAGYRIPVMNMWAGGKRQAQIKMLDVGGAISPYPFILIYPQDRHEQFLIERLQTLGVEVERQTEFLSFEEKTDQIIARLKDKNGQEAICQAQYVAACDGARSPIRHQIGSGFKGDTYKGLFYVADVVATGVEPSGEAQIAFEKSDFMVMLPYTGTGNYRLVGIVHDERGENSERLTFEDVGPKAIQALNVTIEKVNWFSTYKVHHRVTDYFRQGRTFLLGDAAHVHSPAGGQGMNTGIQDAINLAWKLAAVVKGQASDHLLDSYEIERKQFAHKLVETTDRVFTFATTEGSFADFLRNYIAPIFVGLANRLGNVREYMFRIVSQTMLSYHESPLSSGKADAVQGGDRLPWVPVQKVDNYDPLSIIGWQVHVYGDPGVELKAWGERNRVPVYSFIWHAEYGKAGLVKDALYLLRPDTYVALVDPEGSVVKLNDYFDTNGINLNP; via the coding sequence ATGCTACAGACAGAAGTTTTGATCGTTGGGGCAGGCCCTACTGGCTTAACACTCGCTTTATGGCTCACTAAGCAGGGTATTAAGGTTAGGATTATTGATAAAAGTAACGGTCCGGGGGAAACTTCGCGAGCGATGGCTATTCAGGCTCGCACGTTGGAATTGTACCGTCAACTCGATATGACCGATGCTATTATAAAGGCTGGCTATAGGATCCCCGTCATGAATATGTGGGCGGGTGGCAAACGTCAGGCTCAGATCAAAATGCTCGATGTGGGCGGAGCTATTTCGCCCTACCCTTTTATACTTATCTACCCTCAGGATCGCCATGAGCAGTTCTTAATCGAACGTCTGCAAACCCTTGGAGTGGAAGTAGAGCGTCAGACTGAATTTTTGTCTTTTGAAGAGAAAACCGATCAAATCATTGCTCGACTGAAAGATAAGAATGGGCAGGAAGCGATCTGCCAAGCTCAATACGTAGCGGCTTGCGATGGAGCACGATCGCCTATCCGCCATCAAATCGGTAGCGGTTTTAAAGGAGACACGTATAAGGGTTTATTCTATGTAGCAGACGTTGTAGCCACTGGAGTGGAACCTTCCGGCGAAGCCCAGATAGCTTTTGAAAAATCTGATTTCATGGTAATGTTACCTTATACCGGTACGGGCAACTATCGATTAGTCGGGATCGTTCACGATGAGCGGGGGGAAAATTCCGAACGTCTTACGTTCGAAGATGTAGGACCTAAAGCAATTCAAGCGTTAAACGTTACTATTGAAAAAGTCAACTGGTTTTCTACGTATAAAGTACATCACCGAGTAACCGATTACTTCCGCCAAGGCCGTACTTTTCTACTTGGCGATGCTGCACACGTACACAGTCCAGCAGGTGGTCAGGGCATGAATACTGGAATTCAAGACGCAATCAACCTTGCCTGGAAACTTGCCGCCGTAGTAAAGGGACAAGCCTCTGATCATTTGCTTGACAGCTATGAAATTGAGCGAAAGCAATTCGCTCACAAACTTGTCGAGACTACAGACCGTGTATTTACTTTTGCTACTACCGAAGGCAGTTTTGCTGATTTTCTTCGTAACTATATTGCCCCCATCTTTGTGGGTCTGGCGAATCGATTAGGAAACGTGCGAGAATACATGTTCCGGATCGTTTCACAAACGATGTTAAGTTACCACGAGAGTCCATTAAGTAGCGGCAAAGCCGATGCCGTTCAGGGAGGAGATCGATTACCCTGGGTACCCGTTCAAAAGGTGGACAATTATGATCCACTCTCGATCATCGGATGGCAGGTGCATGTCTACGGAGATCCGGGCGTAGAATTAAAAGCATGGGGTGAACGAAATAGAGTCCCAGTTTACAGTTTTATCTGGCACGCCGAATACGGAAAAGCTGGTTTGGTAAAGGATGCCCTTTATTTGCTGCGACCTGATACCTATGTTGCCTTAGTCGACCCCGAGGGCTCGGTAGTAAAGCTTAACGACTATTTTGATACAAACGGAATCAATTTAAACCCATAG
- a CDS encoding TetR/AcrR family transcriptional regulator, which yields MTDNKPKWSRRKDLRPAEIIDAALHVFTEYGFAATKLDDIAKRAGIVKGTLYRYYDTKEDLFRAVVQHTIEVHLQTIQQVSTNFQGSLAELVPVLLKYAATRISGSNVPALARLVISESHTFPDLARIWYENVVSHVLTLLTDLIGKAQARGEVRMGDPKVHAFSIVGPLVLSALFHEMFGNSIIHAPSFTALAEQHAQTVLTGILLDPVRL from the coding sequence GTGACGGACAACAAGCCTAAATGGAGCCGACGTAAGGATTTACGCCCTGCCGAAATCATTGATGCAGCCCTCCATGTGTTTACTGAATATGGTTTCGCGGCCACCAAACTCGATGATATTGCGAAACGTGCAGGCATTGTGAAGGGGACCCTGTATCGTTACTATGACACAAAGGAGGATTTATTTAGAGCGGTTGTTCAGCATACTATTGAAGTACACTTACAAACTATTCAACAGGTTTCGACCAATTTTCAGGGATCACTTGCCGAGCTAGTACCTGTTTTGCTCAAGTACGCAGCAACGCGGATAAGTGGAAGTAATGTGCCTGCGTTGGCCCGTCTCGTGATTAGCGAAAGTCATACTTTCCCCGATCTTGCCCGGATCTGGTACGAAAATGTGGTGTCCCATGTTCTCACGCTGCTAACCGATTTGATTGGTAAAGCACAGGCCCGCGGAGAGGTACGCATGGGTGATCCGAAAGTTCACGCATTTTCCATTGTTGGACCTCTAGTCTTGTCAGCACTATTTCATGAAATGTTTGGTAACTCTATTATTCATGCACCAAGCTTTACTGCACTAGCCGAACAGCATGCTCAAACTGTGCTTACAGGAATTCTGCTTGATCCAGTACGTTTATAA
- a CDS encoding helix-turn-helix domain-containing protein, translating to MPIHHGRNVKRFREMLGLKQEGLAYELGEEWTQKRVSLLEQKEVIEQELLDQIAQVLKVPAEAIKNFDEETAIYNIQHNYEGSNNQGAIIGHQVNFNPLDKLIEVMDENKKLYERLLESEKEKVALLREVLKGQH from the coding sequence ATGCCCATTCACCACGGAAGAAATGTCAAGCGGTTTCGGGAGATGCTCGGCCTCAAGCAGGAGGGTCTGGCCTATGAGCTGGGCGAGGAGTGGACTCAGAAGCGGGTTTCACTTTTAGAACAGAAGGAAGTCATTGAGCAGGAACTGCTGGATCAGATTGCCCAGGTATTGAAAGTACCCGCCGAAGCCATCAAGAACTTTGATGAAGAAACGGCTATCTATAATATTCAACATAATTATGAGGGGTCGAATAATCAAGGGGCTATCATAGGACATCAAGTTAACTTTAACCCTTTGGACAAGCTCATAGAGGTCATGGATGAGAACAAAAAGCTGTATGAGCGACTGTTAGAGTCAGAGAAAGAGAAAGTAGCTCTATTGCGCGAAGTGCTCAAGGGGCAGCACTGA